The window TAGCAAAGATCCTTGCAATTTCAAGCAAAGTGACAGCCATATCCGGAGTTGCCTGCAAccaataaaataaattacaaactgCTATAAGGGTGGCAAGCCATACATAAGCATCAGGAGAGGGGAAAAAGAACACCTCAGAATTTGATCTAGCTTTCCTAAAACACAACCTTAGCAAGAAATCAAAATGGAAGTACAAATTATTACTCCCTCCAGTTCATATTATTTGTCACACaatttatagaaaataaactaaaataccctttatctctttttattaataatccACATTTGCCGTAACATTATTAAATTGCACCACTCTCCATACCTTGAAAACTTAAAGTGACAAAAAGAGTAATTAGTGCTAAACTCAttaataggggtaaaataggaaaaatttacattgaaaacCTAAAGCGGCAAATAATATGAACCAAGAAAAATATTCTCTCTAACAAATAATATGAACTAGAGGGAGGGAGTATTCCACTAACCCTTCTTTTCTTTGTTAATGAGGGCGGGGGCTATGCTTGTGACTGTACTATTCAAAAATAATTGGTCACATTGCAACTACAGTGATAGAAGTCAAAATCTTACTATTGCAAAACATGAAATTAAATGAATACAAAACAAGATCCTTTTGAAGCCAAAACTATGTCCAACAAAGAGCACTCATAAACTTATTTGATGCTCCTCAGTGTTGCAACAGAATGTGATCCGACAGTGGTCCATTATGTCACGATTATTAGAGTAATTAAGGAGAGTAGTTTAGGTATTATTTAGATGGTTAATTATCTTGTTAATTAGTGTTTGATTGCTTAAATAGTTGTTATTTAGGATTGTTTTACAGCTGTAGGAAATTGTAACTGCCGCCACATCAGCAGTAACTTTCCTATTTAGAGTCTCTCTTTTGTAAGGTTACGCATGATATGAATATTAATGAAGTttatcttcttctctcttcttcttccctaattcTCTGTTCTACCTTATTTTCTATTCTTCTCATTcgctaagagcatctccaagagactcttagtccactctctaacaataatataaacaattgactcttagtgatttgaggagtgactaatacatatcatctccaacaatactcctccTATTCACtccttgtttattattttatcattaaaatgattaagtatttttatatttaccaatagtgaaaggagagGGACTCCtcaataatgaattattaataaaaaatgaaataaggagGGAAGTAGGAGTAAAGAGAGGCTACTCAATAATAGGAAGGATGAGGAGAGTCTTAGTGATTCGAGGAGTCAATAAGAGGCTCTTGGAGTTGGTTTTTAACTCTCCctttaaattttaacttaagagccaattaagaggctgttggagatgctctaaaccCTATTTCTTCTCTAATCTCTAGAATCAGAAATCCTAATCCGGACACATTAGTTGAGTTCATTTTCCTTTGCATGTGCTAATCTATGTAAATgacttatatttttattttccatcaTCATATTTACAAAAATATTCAAACTACAAAGCAAATAGTTCCACACTCAATCCAAACACTCAACTCTGATTTCCCTTGCCAAAAATGAATAAACAAAACAAAGTGGTCACAGTTTTGTAAAGCTATTCATGTCTGCTAAAAATGGAATGAAAAGGCAATAAGGACAACCATTAAATCCAGCCAATGGGAATTCAACTTGTCCATGCTTCATTAGTCTCAGTTAATTCATCTTTGCAACTGGTCAATTGCTCGTCGTCTTTATTTTCCTTAATATTACTTACAATTTACAAAATACATTCAACTACAGGAACATCTTCCCGTAACAAAACACTCAATTCTGACTTACCCTAACTAAAGTGAATGGATAATGGAACAAAAATAGGACAATTTTGCAATGTCTGATCAAAAAGAAAGCAAAGGCCATCAAGAGGAATGTCTGTCTACTCAAGTGTAAAAATTCTAGATCACTTGCAGCCTTACCTTGATGCAGCCAATAAGAACTTGCCCATCTTGCATGCCAGGCAAGAGAAACTCAGCCAATGTAGCATCAAATATTACATTTTCCAATTAACTAGATTCACTCTAACAAAAGGATAATGATGAGGAAACTGATCATTCCTAAAGAAAGGAAGCTCATGGTAAACAAATATAATATTCAAAAAGTTAAGACTTGGAAAGACACCAGATCGACAACAACAATTAGTTTACAAAAGTTACACCAAATTATTATCATAACACTGAAATTGCTTTAATATTCTCAACCAGTCACCATAGACACAATGTTCCTCATCTTCCGATTATTTCAGAAACTAATAGGAAATGTAGGGGCAAAACATTTAGTATAATATTGCAAACAATAACATCAAGCAGAATTAGCAATCTTGTGAAGTCACAAATTCATGTCTAAATATTAGCAGCATACCTTAAAACGAGCATGCAGTGTAAGTAAAATGTCATTCAATAATGTGGCTGGCCAAGCTGGATCAGAAAGCTCCGATGCAATAATGGATTCTAGTTCATCAAATGTTTCATGTGGAACTTGCATCCATATCAATGCCTTGACAACCATCGCCCGGACATAGACACATTCACAGGCGACAGTAGTCCGCACTACCTCCATTAATGAAGCCAGCAAGCTTGCAATTGTATCCCTGCTACCTGCTGCACTAGACATAGAAGAGGTCCTTCGCATGCCACCTACAACACAGAGGGGAAGAAGAGGATAGAGAATCCCATAAATTAAAAGTTCAACAGATAAGCAGCCTCTGCACACGTGCATTATGCTCCGCGTTAGACATTTGAGGTGTAAAAGTTTACAGATGcactcaaataaataaaaagttagGTCTTATCTTTCACTTGTTCTCCTCAAGGTATAAATAAACTGCTTATTACTAAAGCATATCTACAGCCAATGGACTACAAACCCCTTTTTTCATATCCAAGCCTCTCACTCCATTGATGAAAAAGGCTTCATATCTTGTGCCAAAGCCAAATTATATCTCCATCAATGCTCCTATTTCTAAGGTTAGGTCACTCCAACACCATATCAACAGGGATCCGCATTCAACTAGGATTAACTCCACATGAAGCGAGATATTATTGTCCAAATACCGTAATACTGAGTTGCATCTAAACACTAATAGACATGATAAAATGAAATGCGTAATATTGTAAAGATACAATATCAGCACCAAGTTTTaatccaattcatgaagcccaTAAAGTTGACAATTAGAAATCTTTTACTGCAAATATGTGGCATCTCAAATTAACCGCCAAGGAAACATAGAGAGCTTGAGGGAACCTAAGAACGTACAAAGATATTAAAATTGACAGTTAATTGGATGATAAAAAGAGCACTAAGTTACACAGATCCTTTCCATAACAACAACACTCAAATTAAGTAGTGTACATggctttttcatatttttggatTGCATACACTGGCCAACTTATCTGTATGTGCAAATAAATGCCACATGATATAGTTATTCCTTAAATACATTTTAAGGAACATCTCAATGACAAGAGTTCTCTCTTTGCATGTGGTATTAAAGATCCATGGTTAAGAATAAATTACCATTTGCATACGGGTTTTCATTAAATTCTGCATCAGTTGAATCAGCAGCCTCAGCATATGTATTCACATTAACTCCTTCGTCAATATCTTGCAAACCTAAAGCAAAGGCAGCAGCACGACTTTTCCCCATCTCCTGCACAACTCTTGCTGCTGCGTGAAGTACAGGCCTAGAGAAACTACGGAAAGCACTTTCCAGCCTGAATCAGAAACAGGAAAGGTTGTAGctcaagaaaaaaaattcaggGAAGCTACATTTACAACCAACAATATGACCAGCCAAATTAATGGAACAAACAGGCGAATAACAAAAAAGAAAGAGCTCAATCAACCTCCTCATTACAAGTTTAATCAAAGGTTGAGGACGCCTAGTTTTTTGAgatttatcttttgaagcttttGATGAATCATTTACAGATGGTGCTTCAGGTAACTTCAAAATCTCTCTTGTCAAACGGTACCATCCAGCAGCCCGCTCATCTGCCCTGCAGCAGTTAAAGACAACTAGGTGTAATTCAAGAACCACTAGAACAGATGTACAatggaatcaataaattataatGCCTGGAATAAACTTATTGTAGTAAATCATTACGTTGTGAAAGTACAAAAAAATGATGAGTACCTCTCATTGTTATCACATTTTCCCAATACACATAAGATTGCCTCGAAACAGACTCTTTCGCTAGGATCTAGGAGGAGTTGATAGAGCACTGAATTGAACTGAGACCTAATATCGGGCCTCTCTGCAGATAAAACGTGCCAACAAATTGACTATCTATCCAAATCAAGGAGATGCATATCATCTAAAGGTTAGAATAAATACTACTGTACCATCCAGCGAACGAGCTCTAGATATAGTATGGCATAACCTAGCCAGTGAAACTCGTGCAAGCACATCATGCAAATGAAGAACGTCCTGCAAAGCTCCTGATTCAAATAAAACTCACAAATTAATAGCAGCAACCAGGAAACATAATAAGGCCACAGACAAACTAAACCAGTGACTAGCAGTTAGCTCAAAAATCCTAACTATCCCAGAAGCACATCATGGCATAAATGCCAAAAGAGAAATAGATACAAACGTATTCTTCTGTCATCCTACTAAGACTTGTTACTCCAGTTCTAAGATCCACTAAACAATGCATGCAAAAATTTAGCATGTTTGATGGACAAGCATAGTCAAGAATCTTAGACGGACTTAAAATGTTCAAGTAAAGTACCCATCAATTGGTTGGTTATTTGTCTCTAATGATCCCTGATGGAGCACGTAAAATATGTGAAAgaaatgtaaaatatttaattttactgcTACAAATGTAAAAATATAGATAATAGTAATGGTCACAACTGAAAACAGTTTAACATATCCATAGAAGAAAATTGGTAAGCATACCTCCAGGAAGTACAAGTTTTCCTGCAAGAAGTGCATGACAAGAGCAATTAACAAACAAATAGTAGTATCAagatcaaaaaaataaaagaaatatgctTCCTGGATGGAAAAGTCATGAACAAATAACAATGTTATAAGAAGATCACCTAAAGACATTGCAGCCGCATATGGATCTTTTGTTGCCAATTCTGAGATGATTTCAAGAGCATGTCTGACAGCTATAGGATCTGAGAACGAAACACTGCAGCCAAACATGGTATTATCTCCAAAACCAATAAAAGACAAATCCTAATATGTTAAAATGCTATAACTAGAATGTCTAAAACATTTACGACGAATAAGAATAGGAAAAAAGATTGAGTAGCATACACTTCTATCCTTGCTGTTTTTTATATGCCAGAAATTTGCCCCTAAGACTTGTTATTTACACATCTAAATTGTTGAGGTAATACACACTGAATTCTCCTTTACTATAGTTCAATCCTACACACTTGAAATTTGACTAAATTAAATCCTGAAATTCTGAATATGCAGTCATTGAATTCCTATGTTATATTTTGTATCAGTCGAACATTCACATTTTTTCTAATTATAGTAAAAGGATTTAAAACCACATCTTTGAAACAGCAGGAACAAAGTGTACAATGCCAATGTATAAGAGAACTCACCCCTGCACAGCACGATGCAAAAATGCTGGGTTTCCAGGATCCAGAGGAAGTCTTCTCAATGCACTTAGTGCAGCATATTGTAAATTACTCCGGATAACTGACTGGCATATGTAAGCCATCAAATCAGCATGACAAGAAATATCAATTTcctttatttgataatattaatatattgaTCAATAACTCATTAGTGATTCAATTAATAGTCCCTTAACAGTTATAATTACCATATATGATATACCTCCAATTAAATAATCCATAACTATGCCATACTTCTTAGCCATGAGAAAAATTGGAAAGGGGATAGAGTATGGTTgcaaatcaaattaaaatttgagaagAACTCTCTAATATTGTGAAAATGTGATCACCAGTTAACTCAAAACTGAATAACCTATTCATCATAAGGACCATTTTGCCCTTATCATGACATAAAAACCCATAGCAACAACGCACAAAGGctgaataaatttattttatcaattgggtataaaaaaaattgcataACAGAAAACTAAATGACAACCATGAACTCCTGAAGTAGCACAAAGCACAGTTCATAAAGACCTAAAATGAAATTGTTCAGTGAACTCATAAAAAGATAGAACTACCATAAGCTTTACCATATATAGAGAGCATAATCATATACAATTTTACCTCCTTGTCACCACCTTTAGTGCCAAATACTCCTTTCTTCCGTTTTTGAGGAGCATCaccaacctgaaattttgtattCAAAAAGTTTCTAGATTAACCAACCTTCAGAAAACAATAATAAGTTAAAAGAGGAAAATGTTTTTCAAGAAAATGTTTTCCACAAAACAAAGGGAGCCTTAATTGTGAAAAGAACCAAGTTATAGGACTACCAATGTTTTTTATTCCTTGTTTCTTATCAACATGCTCTTTCATATAGCAATAAAAAATAGCCAAAAGACACAAATAAAGACTAATTTAAATCTGCAGCACTTACATTTGGTGCCATAGCTACAAATGAATAATTGAGATTGCATAATCGTTTCCCTTAAAACAAGGTAAAATATAAAGTGGAGGTCCAAGATTTCATATTGCAACAGTTATATATCGtaaataatttctcaaaatggaaaaaaaaaaatccatttcTAGTATTAGAATCTCAAAATTAGAAGAACATCTAAGATAGTTTTCTAAAATTATCACTTAGTTTACTCATAGGAACTTccagataaaaaaattcacaacaTACAAATAAAGAGTACAAAGCGTGCATAGCCTAAAAAATGCATACAGTTATACAAAGGTAAGGTGTCAAATTGAAAATGGagcagaaaataaaaaaaaagtaagaaacAGAAGGAGCAATCTTTCCATAGGAATAAGCTAAGATCAAGCAGCATTCTGCAATCAAATACCAAAAGAAAAAATTAGAGCAGGACAAACCTTGTCAAGAATGCCAAATACAATCTCATACAATCTGGATAAGATACCAGAGTTGCTTGTTGAAGAATAGGTGAGAGCCTTCAAAGCTTGCAATCTTCGAGCATGAACTTcagaacataaaataaaataaatatcaaaagcAAAACCCTATTACAACACCTGAATGAAGCGTCTTTCAATTCTTAGAGCTCAAACAGGTTATTTCCAGGAAACAAGTTTTCACACAGCACAGTTTCTGTAAATTTGTTTCCTGTAGCGATCCAGAAAGTTTAAAGGAATCTTCTTTCTATCTTGTAATATAATGGATTTCTTTATCACATGATATAGAGATCAGAGCAATATTAAATCCTAAGTTACTGCCTATCCTACCTATAACTATTTAAGTTGATCTCATTACCCAAAATCAAATTCAGAAAACCAGTTCAACATGCATTTCTTAAATCATTAAAACCCAAACATTATGGAATAAAATAACTGTTACTGAAACCCCATCGCGTAGCAGAGTTCTAAAAACAGAAGTATAATAGCTATTCTTAGATTGCAACTTGACTGTACTTTGGTTCTCCTTTTTCGTATATGGTTCGGGGAGGGAAGAGAAATTTTCAATTTCTGTTGCTTAAAGCAAGAGAAAATTCTCTTTTCTCTTGCATTTTATATTGAATTTGTATAACTTTATGCTCCAGAAATGAGACTTAGAatttaataaaactaaaaaagtGAGCTGAAAAATAACTAACTTTAAGAGAGCATTTGGTATGGAGATTTGGGGAAGGTGATAGTTGTTTGAGTCCGAAACAGCCATCTCAAAGTGTTTAGTAAAACATTAAAATCACCAACTAATAATTACGAGATACTCTTAACAGCTGTTGAATCAAAAAGCACCATCGTAGAGTTTGccatattaagaaaaaaatatgtgCATATTAGtatcataaattataattacaGTAGTCATTTGACACATAAACATTAACTATAATTTTTTACAGAACACTTGACAGTTTTCTACTATCAACTACTCTAAACAAATCACGAAACAGGCCATAAATGTTGAATATTCTACATGATGACTTATTAAATCATTAAGTTGTTTAATAGTACTGAAAATAAATCACTGAATTTATCATTACAGTAAAAAAATTATAGGTGACAATATAAAACATTTTAAGGATATGAAGTTGAATTtctacaaaaataaatcaaaccCTATAACTGAGCATGCCCAATTTGTAATAATTGAACTTTAAAATGGTATAGAATAACATTCTCTACCATCTTAAATCAAAAAGGGTATGCAATAACATTATCAAACCATCTTAAAGACAAACAGTGGTTAACATTAATATTACATGCTGAATTATGTTATTAAGAATCCTTTTAATTTGTATATTCAAGTTTCTAGTAACTTTACTATCCTTCACAAAAATCTAAAGCAAGTATTAGGCGTCCTTTTCTACAATAACCTATAGATTCTCAACTTAATGTTAAATAGCACGTCAATTTATTCCATTTGACAGAAGCATCTGCTTTTAGACTTCATTTGTTTCACAGACCTtagaaaatatttttcaaaGGAAAGCATCTTCTACTAAAAGAAAAATGTTCTACCTTTCAGTTGTGATATGGAAAAtgattttgttttaattcaagagttgaaaaataattcagctctcaaatatttttgttttaatttaagaGTAGAAAAACAACTTCCCACTATTAAAATGGGAAGTATTTGaatgttcaataaatttttcttTGACTTTTTGTTTTAGCAAGATACTTTTCATGAAAGAAATCGAGTctataaagaaaaataacataATTAAACAGAAAATTCAATAGCTTTGAGGAACCTTCTTAGTCCACAAttagaaattaaaaattaaaaatcaaaccCACAACTGTTTCACAAAAAACAAATACCAAATCCATGACTGTTTCACAAAATCGCCAAAAACCTTCTTACCCAAACCATGTTCTGGATTGCAACTACAACCACAATTATGATTTGAAAATATGAGAGGGAAAACCTAAATCAAACAAAAACCTTAGATCCCCCTTTTGTTTATATTTCTCAAAATGAATTGCAGTTTGCAAGATCTCACTAAAATTGTCAGTAAACTGAAAGTTTTAGCCAAGAGTCCAAACTCAACTGCAGAAAAACCTCCAAGGTTTTTAGCCAATTATGAGAATAAGGAACAATACTGACTACAATGGCGAATACAAATATGAATGGGGAATACAGCCTATTATTCTCTCCATGGGCTCCAAATGTGTATTAAATACTGCATGTGAAAAATAGTTGCCTTTCAGGGTTCAAAACTTGTTCAGAGCTGATAGTCAACTCTTGCAGAAAGTATAAgaattgtcaaaaaaaaattgttgaaatGTAGGCACAAGCCTTTCAACTAGAGAGAGACAGAAAGAATGAAATTTTATGGCAACAAAATTTGCACATTAGTGAATATATACTTTAAGTATACTCAAGATTTAGAAACAACCAAACATCCCAAATAGACAACAATCGTTATTGAATAATATCATCAAATTTACATCCGAGCCTCAGAAAGCCTACCATAAACATAATTTAAATCATTTCGGTTGAATAGAAATAAGTAAACAAATCTGTAGATGATGATTATGATAAAATCACGAGAAAATATGTCTTATAACTTAAACTATCAGAGAAGAAGATTAAGAAGCCCTTACATTCAACATCAGCATTTGAAGCTTCCGATGACAGCTGTTCTACAATTCTTGGTACAACATCAGCTCTAGTGACCCCACCAACAGCATCAATGTCAGCCAGGGCATCCCAGTTAGGGGTTGGGATTCCACCACCTGAACTTACACCTTGTGCACCAGTGTCTGATAAAATTCTGGCCAAGTAATAATAGACATAACGCAGGACAGTCCTGTCTTCACACTGTTGATTCAGCTGTAAaacaaaaagagagaaaataacTACTACTGCTTCATCCTTCCTAAAATTCAAAAGTTGTTAAAAGCAACTACTTCAATTTATACCAAGGACAAAATAAAATCCAGATTGAATAGCTTTGACAAATTGCTCATAACACAGAACAAAGTTTCTCGCAGCATGGAATATCAGTACTATATACATGGAACTTAAAACATCCAAGAAAATGTAGAATCACAAAATTATGAAAATCAAAAAGAACACagatcattaaaaaaattaacaaaatgaaTTACAAGAGTAAAGCTGCAAAGGGTCAATTTCAAAATATAGTTTTTTTCaatggtattttagtaatttttaaTGTTCTACACGGGGCTGGTTTTAATGTATTCAGGCTCACAAAAAGTTTTGATCCTTACCAATTTTCTGAAGAAGCCCCAAATCCTCGTAGCATAGGGACCAAATGCAGAAGCAAGACAAATtacatatttaaatttaaaggtATTTTGAGTCATTAACATACAACCTGGTCACAATTTTCTTATCAACTAATCAGTTGATAAAAGAGTATTTACGAAAAGTTGCCTTTCTGAAGTATACCATGCAATGAAACTCAATGTAGTACCTTCAAAACAACTGGGTGTCATGCCCATTGAATATAACTGTGATTCTGTACCGAGTGTAGGGGTACGGGTGCGGAAAACGGCTTTTTtaaaatatgagacacgggtACGGCAGGGACACgccaaatttatatatatataatatcatAAATAACATTCATTTAGTATTATAAACCATAATAACATCCATAATAAgtcattaattcatcaaaaagaaacatttaatacttcaaactatttaaactaCCAAAAAAGGAGCAGCTGCTATATTCTTTTCATtaaattctgattttttttttttgttaagagTTCTATTTTatgcggggacgcgtagtgcaccgggccgccctttttttttagagttttattttatctttgAATATATCAACCCCtattttttgtaaattattagAAAATCCCCTAAATTCTACTTAATTAAATTAGAATCCGCGTCCCCAAAGTATCCCCAAGGTGTCcccattaaaaaagaaaagaaaaagaggggACACTTATTTTGGAGTGTCGGGTTTGACTCGGAGTGTCTGAGAACCTTCTAGAAGTTTCGGTGCTTCCTAGTGTGAAGCTTAAGCAAAGTTAATTTTCTCAAAGTTTTAACTTTTAAGTACAGTTAATTTGCTTCGAGTTTGAATTTCTTTTCATCAGTGGAAAGCTTTTCTTAGAACCCTAATTTATGTTCCATTCAAGTTACGCTAAAGAACCCTATATTTCTATCATTTAAGATGTTGTTCATCATCCAATCCACACTGCAACCAGTGTGATTCTTGTGATTGATTATTTTGATCCAATCATTTCGTTTTCTTATCACTAATCGCATATAGGCCTACCTTATCTACCACTCATGTCAGCTGAAACTCTAATTTGCAGGCTATATTTCATTAAGAATctacaaaaaaacaaaacacacTAACAAACTGAAATTATACGAGAAATAGAAAATACCATGAGCAGAGATGGTGCCAATGATGGGTCGACTGAGTTGTAGACTGCAAGTTTGGGAAAAACATGATGTACTAATTGCTTTTGAGAACTTTTctacaaaaaagaagaaaaaatcaaACAAGCAGCgaataaaaattattatgaaGTGTATAAGAAGTATCCATCTAAGTACATGGAATGGAAATGTGAAGAGCCTGCACGAATGTCTACCTGATCAGATGAAGCAGCTAGTTCATGGATACTTCTCGCAAGTTGTGAATATGAAACGGGCTGGTCACATCAACAAAATAGCATTCAGCACAGAAATAGTCTAAATAAAACAGGGAGTTATGTCAAATATCTATGTTGCACAGACATGGACATGGAAACAGGCATGGACACGAAAACGGACACGGACATGGACACAAAACGCTACTAACTAGAAGTGTCCCTGCAACATAGTCAAATatcatgaaaataaataaagtaactCCTGAACCTGGTAAGCAAGCTAATTGCAGTTCTTTTCTTTACATTCACGTTTTGAAGTCTGTAACTGTAACTATAACTGTAACAAATCTTAAAATTGCCAAGGAACTCAAGGTGACAACTCTATAACTCCCTCATAGACGTACCAATATCCTAACATCACCATTCACTAATCAAATGCAACGAgcatttcaattcaattttgCTTAACATATGCTAAAATGTGAAGAGATGATTTAAAAAAGATTAACCTTCTTTTTTTGTTTCTGGGGCATAATGTTAGTTTTCATGGGATGCAAAGCAGCTTTAGCAGCAGAAAGTGTGTCGTTCTGGATCTGCAGAAGCGTAGCTCTCTTCGATTTCCTCTCGCCTAACGTCGCCTTCCCTGACGACGACGGTATCGATGGTGTACCCGATCCCGTCGGAAGCTGCGAAACGGTAGATGGTGTAGGCCGAGGAGGAGAAGCCGCCGTGGATACTGAAGCCGCGGCAGACGTCGTACCAGGGTCCGCCGTGATCAGATCCATCAACGTGGTACCGGAAGAATCCTGGAAAAAAATTAACAGAAACAGAAATGGAGTGAATTCCCCGGAAAATACGGAAAATTATgaaggaaaaaagaaagaggaagaagatcAATTACCGCCATGACTGAGAATTTGGTTCGAACACTTCAACAGAGAGGACTCTGTTTACTCAGCTATGGAAATGAAGATTGAAGAACAGATTTTCAGTcgtcttttatatattttcagcattatatattttttttaattgtttatatataaaacaCATTAGTTTTGAGATttgtatcaaaaaaaaaaaaaaaaaaaaaactcaaaacatCTTTTCGTACATTGTAGTGGAATGCTTGCTCCGATGGAGGTTCATTAATTGGTTAGTCGTATCATTTTTATCGGAATTATAAGtacattatttaatttttctttgcaAATTCATGTAACGGGTATTACCAACAAAAGAGATATGAATCCTCGTTGTGATTAACccttgtatttttattactaatgggaaaatatagaaaaattatgaaaacataaaaaccgaaaaagagaaaaatgtgaaaaaacttAAAACAgggaaaaatgcaaaaaaaaagacgaaaaaaacatgaaaatgagaaaaaaaaacatggaaCCTacggaaaaaagagaaaagaacaaaaacGTGGAAAACAACGTAAAAggcgaaaacgtgaaaaatgaaaaaaggggaaaacgaaaaatgcgaaaaacgaaaaaaaaacgagaaaaacatgaaaattgatttaactaaataaacaaATGTATTGTAATGATAATGGCACTTAATCATAATGACATTCCATTATATTACACATATTACACATTTGATtatattacattgcattacaacGTACCAAACGGACTCAAAGAATCTATTTGGTACCTTAAATGGTTTTGTAATACAATGTGTGTAATTTTGGTTAAAATTATATCCTCAGATAAAACtaaggtgaaaaaaaaattaaatgttaaatattataattacaaaaatattaaatgtaattgtttgataaatataaaaattaagtaAACATAACTTTTTTCTAAGATAGGCGACTCGAGGTAACCCTGAGTCTAATTCTTTTCCGGCAACGACGAGGTTGTGGTTGAGAGGTGCAAAAAGAAATCGAGAAACGGTGGAGATGGTGCATCCGAGAGAGCGGCTGCTAGTATATCACCTCCCTTGTCTT of the Euphorbia lathyris chromosome 7, ddEupLath1.1, whole genome shotgun sequence genome contains:
- the LOC136235313 gene encoding uncharacterized protein isoform X2, coding for MADSSGTTLMDLITADPGTTSAAASVSTAASPPRPTPSTVSQLPTGSGTPSIPSSSGKATLGERKSKRATLLQIQNDTLSAAKAALHPMKTNIMPQKQKKKPVSYSQLARSIHELAASSDQKSSQKQLVHHVFPKLAVYNSVDPSLAPSLLMLNQQCEDRTVLRYVYYYLARILSDTGAQGVSSGGGIPTPNWDALADIDAVGGVTRADVVPRIVEQLSSEASNADVEFHARRLQALKALTYSSTSNSGILSRLYEIVFGILDKVGDAPQKRKKGVFGTKGGDKESVIRSNLQYAALSALRRLPLDPGNPAFLHRAVQGVSFSDPIAVRHALEIISELATKDPYAAAMSLGKLVLPGGALQDVLHLHDVLARVSLARLCHTISRARSLDERPDIRSQFNSVLYQLLLDPSERVCFEAILCVLGKCDNNERADERAAGWYRLTREILKLPEAPSVNDSSKASKDKSQKTRRPQPLIKLVMRRLESAFRSFSRPVLHAAARVVQEMGKSRAAAFALGLQDIDEGVNVNTYAEAADSTDAEFNENPYANGGMRRTSSMSSAAGSRDTIASLLASLMEVVRTTVACECVYVRAMVVKALIWMQVPHETFDELESIIASELSDPAWPATLLNDILLTLHARFKATPDMAVTLLEIARIFATKVPGKIDADVLQLLWKTCLVGAGPDGKHTALEAVTIVLDLPPPQPGSMSGITSVDKVSASDPKSALALQRLVQASVWFLGENANYAASEYAWESATPPGTALMMLDADKMVAAASSRNPTLAGALTRLQRCAFSGSWEVRIVAAQALTTLAIRSGEPFRIQIYEFLNALAHGGVQSQLSEIQLSNGEDQGASGTGVGVLISPMIQVLDEMYRAQDELIKDIRNHDNTNKGWTDVELKKLYETHERLLDLVSLFCYVPRAKYLPLGPISAKLIDKYRKKHNISASTGLSDPAVATGISDLIYESKQPAVESDALDDDLVNAWAANLGDDDLLGNSAPAMSRVNEFLAGMGTDAPDVEEENIISRPSISYDDLWAKSLLETSELGEEDARSSGSSSPDSIGSVETSISSHFGGMSYPSLFSSKPSNLRSSQTQIREEPPSYSSSVTQSYESFENPLAGRDSRSFDDERVPSANPQSGTALYDFTAGGEDELSLTAGEQVEIEYEVDGWFHVKKKRPGRDGKMAGLVPVLYVSQS